In a single window of the bacterium genome:
- a CDS encoding bi-domain-containing oxidoreductase: MKQILQNFQTGELRVADLPAPLVRPGMVLVRNRFSLISAGTERATVEVAQSSLLGKAQKRPDLVRQALDNVRREGMLATYAKVRSRLRTLKTLGYSSAGEVVESGCPELFQAGDRVACAGGEYAHHAEYVLVPKHLCTRLPDNVSAEEGAYTTLGAIALQGVRQAEPRLGEWVAVIGLGLLGQLTIQMLEANGCNVVGLDLSAENVARAQQAGVAAYLRQTPHLEETLRDLTGGHGFDACLITAATKSNDPLELSGKLARQKGRIVIVGLVRADLPRSPFYEKELDVRMSCSYGPGRYDQRYEAEGQDYPFAYVRWTEQRNLAAFVQLLAKGRVKVKDLTTHRIPLERAVEAYQLILGKTQEKYLGVLLEYPEGNGQLVRKLMNGQAPAVRVRPAGRRIGFIGAGNFAQGYLLPALQRQPGVQLTGVANSHGPSAKSVCEKFGFSYCTTDYRDLLADNSIDSVFIATRHEAHAALAIAALQAGKSVYVEKPPALNLTELRDLHRAYAAAQAQRAAAAPLLAVGYNRRHAPLAQQLKRRFAGVAAPLVVNYRVHAGFLESGHWLHHPQFGGGRIIGEACHFVDLAQYFIGAAPESVYAEGFAAPGSGAVPADNVVATIRFQNGGLATVSYLANGSTRMPKENLEIFGGGLCASLDNFTSAIFYAAAGREKLKLPGKGYAEEVAAFLRGESVSETQELFYPSLVTFAISESLRTRQPQAIAWPDLT, encoded by the coding sequence ATGAAACAAATCCTCCAAAACTTCCAAACCGGTGAATTGCGAGTTGCCGACCTGCCCGCGCCGCTGGTGCGGCCGGGCATGGTGCTGGTGCGCAACCGTTTCTCCTTGATCAGCGCCGGCACGGAGCGCGCCACGGTGGAAGTGGCACAGAGCAGTCTTTTGGGCAAGGCGCAAAAACGGCCGGATTTGGTGCGGCAGGCGCTGGACAACGTGCGGCGCGAAGGCATGCTCGCCACCTATGCCAAGGTCAGGAGCCGGCTGCGCACGCTGAAGACGCTGGGTTATTCCAGCGCCGGTGAAGTGGTGGAGAGCGGCTGTCCGGAGCTGTTTCAGGCCGGTGACCGCGTCGCGTGCGCCGGCGGAGAATACGCGCACCATGCCGAATATGTGCTGGTGCCGAAGCATCTGTGCACGCGGCTGCCCGACAATGTCAGCGCAGAAGAGGGCGCTTACACCACACTGGGCGCGATTGCGCTGCAGGGCGTGCGCCAGGCAGAACCGCGGTTGGGCGAATGGGTGGCGGTGATCGGCCTGGGGTTACTCGGCCAGCTCACGATTCAAATGCTCGAGGCCAATGGCTGCAACGTGGTGGGCCTCGATCTCAGCGCGGAGAATGTGGCGCGCGCGCAGCAAGCGGGCGTGGCGGCTTATCTGCGGCAGACGCCGCACTTGGAGGAAACCCTGCGCGACCTCACCGGCGGCCACGGCTTTGATGCGTGTTTGATTACCGCCGCGACCAAAAGCAACGACCCGCTCGAGCTGAGCGGCAAGCTGGCGCGCCAGAAGGGCCGGATCGTGATCGTCGGTTTGGTGCGCGCCGATCTGCCGCGCAGCCCGTTCTACGAGAAAGAACTCGACGTGCGGATGTCGTGCAGCTATGGCCCGGGCCGCTATGACCAGCGTTATGAAGCGGAAGGACAAGACTATCCCTTTGCCTATGTGCGCTGGACCGAGCAGCGCAATCTCGCCGCGTTCGTGCAATTGCTCGCCAAGGGCCGAGTGAAGGTGAAGGACTTGACCACCCACCGCATTCCGCTCGAGCGCGCGGTGGAAGCTTATCAGCTCATTCTCGGCAAGACCCAGGAAAAGTATCTCGGCGTGCTGCTGGAATATCCCGAAGGCAACGGCCAGCTCGTGCGCAAGCTCATGAACGGGCAAGCGCCAGCGGTGCGCGTGCGGCCGGCTGGCCGGCGCATTGGTTTCATCGGCGCGGGCAATTTTGCGCAGGGCTACTTGCTGCCGGCGTTGCAGCGGCAGCCGGGTGTGCAGCTCACCGGCGTGGCCAACTCGCATGGCCCGAGCGCGAAAAGCGTGTGCGAGAAGTTCGGTTTTTCCTATTGCACCACGGACTATCGCGACCTTCTCGCGGATAACAGCATTGACAGCGTGTTCATCGCCACGCGCCACGAAGCCCATGCCGCCCTGGCGATTGCCGCCTTGCAGGCCGGCAAGAGCGTCTATGTGGAAAAACCGCCCGCACTCAATCTCACTGAGTTGCGTGATTTGCACCGCGCTTATGCCGCAGCACAGGCGCAGCGTGCCGCGGCGGCGCCGCTGCTGGCGGTGGGTTACAATCGCCGGCATGCGCCGCTGGCACAGCAGCTCAAACGGAGATTTGCCGGCGTGGCTGCGCCACTGGTGGTCAATTACCGCGTGCATGCCGGCTTTCTGGAAAGCGGGCATTGGTTGCATCATCCGCAATTCGGCGGCGGCCGCATCATCGGCGAGGCGTGCCATTTTGTGGATTTGGCGCAGTATTTCATCGGCGCGGCGCCGGAGTCGGTTTACGCCGAAGGTTTCGCGGCGCCCGGCAGCGGGGCGGTGCCGGCCGACAATGTCGTGGCCACGATTCGTTTCCAAAACGGCGGACTGGCAACCGTGTCTTATCTCGCCAACGGCAGCACGCGCATGCCGAAAGAGAATCTCGAGATTTTCGGCGGCGGCCTGTGCGCCAGTCTCGACAACTTCACCAGCGCGATCTTCTATGCCGCTGCCGGCCGGGAAAAGCTCAAGCTGCCGGGCAAGGGCTATGCGGAAGAGGTCGCGGCCTTTCTGCGTGGCGAGTCCGTCTCTGAGACCCAGGAATTGTTCTATCCCTCGCTGGTCACTTTTGCCATCAGTGAATCATTGCGCACCCGCCAGCCGCAAGCCATCGCATGGCCGGATCTCACCTGA